A genomic segment from Neobacillus sp. YX16 encodes:
- a CDS encoding sugar ABC transporter permease, with amino-acid sequence MESKPRKYNNKLRLKNGLIGWSFIAIASAMIGLFYFYPMAQALILSFQSGAGANLQFVGFDNYLRLFTDPTFIAAVKNTVIYLIIQVPIMIILALLISVLLNDKKLKLKGFFRTAIFLPCITSLVAYSVVFKYLFGADGIINQLLLNVSLISEPIQWLTDPFWAKVTIIIAITWRWTGYNMIFYLSALQNVDNSIYEAAKIDGANAFQQFFKITIPMLKPIILFTSITSTIGTLQLFDEVMNITKGGPGNSTLTISQYIYNLSFKYTPDFGYAATVSYAIVIMIVIFSIIQFKVAGDKNA; translated from the coding sequence ATAGAGTCGAAACCAAGAAAATATAATAACAAGCTTCGTTTAAAAAATGGATTAATCGGCTGGTCGTTTATTGCTATAGCAAGTGCAATGATAGGTTTATTTTATTTCTACCCTATGGCCCAAGCACTTATTCTATCTTTTCAGTCAGGTGCTGGAGCCAATCTACAATTTGTAGGTTTCGATAATTACCTGCGATTATTTACAGATCCAACATTTATAGCTGCTGTAAAAAACACAGTAATCTACCTCATCATCCAAGTACCTATCATGATTATTTTGGCATTGCTTATATCTGTTTTATTAAATGATAAGAAATTGAAGCTAAAAGGATTCTTCCGTACTGCAATATTTTTACCCTGCATTACGTCACTTGTCGCGTATTCTGTAGTATTCAAATATTTATTTGGTGCAGATGGGATTATTAACCAATTACTCCTAAATGTTTCTCTCATATCAGAGCCAATACAATGGCTTACGGATCCTTTTTGGGCAAAGGTAACCATTATTATTGCTATCACATGGCGTTGGACAGGCTACAATATGATTTTCTATCTTTCAGCTCTTCAAAACGTTGATAACTCCATTTATGAAGCAGCTAAAATTGATGGTGCAAATGCATTTCAACAATTCTTTAAAATTACGATTCCTATGCTCAAGCCAATCATTTTATTTACATCTATTACGTCAACTATTGGCACGCTCCAGTTGTTTGATGAAGTTATGAATATAACAAAAGGTGGACCAGGAAATTCCACGTTAACAATTTCTCAGTATATCTATAATCTTTCATTCAAATATACTCCTGATTTTGGCTATGCGGCGACTGTCTCATATGCAATTGTTATCATGATTGTCATCTTTTCAATCATTCAGTTCAAAGTAGCAGGTGATAAAAATGCATAA
- a CDS encoding carbohydrate ABC transporter permease — MHKINRIFIYIILSIFTIVSIFPFIWMIVSATNKSSDVTKGRLVPGTHLVENFQNLIHSVDLVPALTNSVIISISTTVLSLIIASLAGYGFEIYRSKAKDVVFNILLLSMMIPFAAMMIPLFRMFGTISQMAPGIGIDTLTSAMLPSITTAFLIFFFRQNTKMFPKELLEAGRIDGLTELGVFFRIFVPTMKTTYAAAAIITFMASWNNFLWPLVVLQSPENHTIPLLISNLGSSHSPDFGIIMTTIVIATLPTALIFFLLQKHFVAGMMGSVK; from the coding sequence ATGCATAAAATAAATCGAATATTCATTTATATTATCCTATCAATCTTTACGATTGTCTCTATCTTTCCATTTATATGGATGATTGTCAGCGCAACAAATAAATCTTCCGATGTTACAAAAGGAAGATTAGTGCCGGGAACCCACTTGGTGGAAAATTTCCAGAACCTTATTCATTCGGTAGACCTTGTTCCTGCGTTAACAAACTCAGTCATTATATCCATTTCAACTACTGTTCTATCACTAATCATTGCATCTCTTGCTGGCTACGGATTTGAAATCTACAGAAGTAAGGCAAAGGATGTTGTATTTAATATTTTGCTTCTTTCAATGATGATTCCTTTTGCTGCAATGATGATACCTTTATTCCGAATGTTTGGGACAATCTCTCAAATGGCACCCGGGATTGGTATTGATACACTAACGTCTGCCATGTTACCAAGCATTACAACTGCTTTCTTAATCTTTTTCTTCAGACAAAATACAAAGATGTTTCCAAAAGAGCTACTAGAAGCTGGAAGAATAGATGGATTAACAGAGCTTGGTGTTTTCTTCCGTATATTTGTTCCGACGATGAAAACAACATATGCAGCAGCTGCCATTATTACCTTTATGGCAAGCTGGAATAATTTTTTATGGCCACTCGTTGTTTTACAGTCTCCTGAGAACCATACGATACCATTGCTCATATCTAATCTTGGGTCTAGTCATTCACCTGACTTCGGAATCATTATGACAACCATTGTGATTGCAACTTTACCTACAGCACTCATCTTCTTCTTGCTTCAAAAGCATTTCGTAGCAGGTATGATGGGATCAGTAAAATAA
- a CDS encoding glycoside hydrolase family 2 TIM barrel-domain containing protein yields the protein MTKTQIQDKKQNQVPTIDWLTDLNVFAVNRVPAHSDHIYYATIEEAKKASAMTMRHDLNGNWKFNYSINPDSRPERFYELDFECSAWGDITVPGHIQLQGYGTPQYVNTIYPWDGHRDVRPPEIPKDFNPVGSYVKYIKVPENMENKPVYISFQGVESAFFVWLNGKFVGYSEDSFTPAEFELTSFLTEGENKLAVEVFQRSTGSWLEDQDFWRFSGIFRDVYLYTVPEIHARDIHIHTDLDSSYKNAELKVDLKFLPNIPVGSQIVAELCDDKGNFVVKKGSELTGENSSVSIEVEAAKLWSAENPYLYKLYIQIYNASGELVEVIPQKVGFRKFELVDKIMRLNGERIVFKGVNRHEFNCRRGRAVTKEDMLWDIKTLKQHNINAVRTSHYPNQSYWYELCDEYGIYVIDEMNLETHGSWQKMGAVEPSWNIPGNKPEWQNIVLDRAVSMVERDKNHPSILIWSCGNESYAGEVILNVTRYFKSVDPSRLVHYEGVFHNRDYNDTSDMESRMYAKPADIEEYLNDNPEKPYISCEYMHAMGNSLGGMDKYTALENKYPMYQGGFIWDYIDQALIKKDRFGQEFLAYGGDFGDRPTDYGFCTNGIVYSNRKLSPKMQEVKYLYQNIKLNVDKSGVTIINESLFEDTSNYDLEYILFLDGKELYRNQDHVDILPQSEGRVEFNLPAEFLSDAGEYVIHTSFKLKEEKLWGDAGYDIAFGQYVFVEKQQIAQIPSGNLRVAYGTQNIGVHGTDFTIMFCRKAKSLISMKYGGRELIEAPLLPLFWRATTDNDRGFSQGFTSGCWYAASLARQSVGLEVEEHKDKVEVAFTYKFSIHSEIEVKNTFTVFADGSVRVKSVYHGAENLPQMPIYAVSFKVSADYDQLEWYAMGPEENYSDRAAGARLGVFTNNVIDNLSGYVKPQESGNRTGVRWVNLTNSDGHGIKISSTSRPVECNFSPYTAFEIENAAHHYELPNVHYTVVTVAGKQMGVGGDDSWGAPVYPEHLVKANEDMKFEFMIQPIK from the coding sequence ATGACTAAAACTCAAATCCAAGATAAAAAACAGAACCAAGTTCCAACTATAGATTGGCTTACTGACTTAAATGTGTTCGCAGTTAACAGAGTTCCAGCACATTCTGATCATATCTACTATGCAACAATAGAGGAAGCAAAAAAAGCTTCTGCCATGACGATGCGCCATGACTTGAACGGAAATTGGAAATTTAATTATTCTATTAATCCAGACTCAAGACCCGAGCGGTTTTATGAGCTTGACTTTGAATGCTCGGCTTGGGGAGATATAACAGTTCCTGGCCATATTCAGTTACAAGGATATGGAACTCCACAATACGTGAATACAATTTATCCATGGGACGGGCATAGAGATGTACGTCCACCAGAAATCCCAAAGGATTTTAACCCAGTGGGAAGCTATGTGAAGTATATTAAAGTGCCTGAGAATATGGAGAACAAGCCTGTTTATATTTCATTCCAAGGTGTAGAGTCAGCTTTCTTTGTTTGGTTAAATGGTAAATTTGTTGGATACAGTGAAGACAGCTTTACTCCTGCAGAGTTTGAATTAACTTCTTTTCTAACAGAAGGAGAAAATAAACTTGCGGTAGAGGTGTTTCAACGTAGTACCGGCAGTTGGCTAGAAGATCAAGACTTTTGGAGATTTTCTGGTATTTTTAGAGATGTATATCTATATACAGTACCTGAAATTCATGCACGAGATATTCACATTCATACGGATCTAGACTCTTCATATAAGAATGCAGAGCTAAAAGTAGATTTAAAGTTTCTGCCAAACATTCCGGTAGGTTCCCAAATAGTAGCAGAGCTTTGTGATGATAAAGGAAACTTTGTAGTGAAAAAAGGCAGCGAACTTACTGGTGAAAATAGTTCAGTTTCGATAGAAGTGGAAGCAGCTAAGCTTTGGAGTGCGGAAAATCCGTATTTATATAAACTCTATATTCAAATCTATAACGCTTCAGGTGAACTTGTAGAGGTCATTCCACAAAAGGTTGGGTTCCGAAAGTTTGAGCTTGTTGATAAAATTATGAGACTAAATGGCGAAAGAATTGTGTTCAAAGGTGTGAATCGTCATGAATTCAACTGCCGAAGAGGTCGTGCTGTTACAAAAGAAGATATGCTTTGGGATATTAAAACATTAAAACAACACAATATAAATGCAGTGCGAACATCTCATTATCCAAATCAAAGTTATTGGTACGAGTTATGTGATGAATATGGAATTTATGTAATCGATGAAATGAATTTGGAAACACATGGTTCCTGGCAAAAGATGGGGGCAGTTGAACCTTCATGGAATATCCCTGGAAACAAGCCAGAATGGCAAAATATTGTTTTAGACCGTGCTGTTTCAATGGTCGAAAGAGATAAAAACCATCCATCAATATTGATCTGGTCATGTGGTAATGAGTCCTATGCAGGTGAGGTTATTCTGAATGTTACCCGTTACTTCAAGTCTGTTGATCCAAGTCGCCTTGTCCATTATGAGGGTGTTTTCCATAATCGTGACTATAACGATACAAGTGATATGGAAAGCCGTATGTATGCGAAGCCAGCAGATATTGAGGAATATCTAAACGATAATCCAGAAAAGCCTTATATAAGCTGTGAGTATATGCATGCCATGGGTAATTCTCTGGGAGGTATGGACAAATATACCGCTCTTGAAAATAAATATCCGATGTACCAAGGTGGATTTATTTGGGATTATATTGATCAAGCCCTAATAAAGAAAGACCGCTTTGGTCAAGAGTTTCTTGCATACGGAGGAGATTTTGGCGATCGTCCTACAGACTATGGATTCTGTACGAATGGAATTGTATATTCAAATCGAAAGCTATCACCAAAGATGCAGGAAGTGAAATATCTATACCAGAATATCAAGCTTAACGTTGATAAATCCGGGGTTACAATTATCAATGAAAGCTTATTCGAAGATACATCCAACTATGATTTGGAGTACATTCTATTCCTAGATGGTAAGGAATTATATCGGAATCAGGACCATGTGGATATCCTGCCACAAAGTGAAGGTCGAGTTGAATTTAACTTACCTGCTGAATTCCTAAGTGATGCAGGTGAATATGTCATCCATACATCCTTCAAACTAAAAGAAGAGAAGCTTTGGGGTGATGCTGGTTATGATATTGCCTTTGGCCAATATGTGTTTGTGGAGAAACAACAAATCGCTCAAATTCCTAGTGGGAATCTAAGAGTAGCATACGGTACACAAAACATTGGTGTGCATGGTACTGATTTTACCATCATGTTTTGTCGTAAGGCTAAAAGTCTTATTTCTATGAAATATGGAGGTAGAGAGTTGATTGAAGCTCCACTACTTCCATTGTTCTGGAGAGCTACTACCGATAATGACAGAGGATTTTCTCAAGGGTTTACTTCAGGATGCTGGTATGCAGCTAGCCTAGCTCGTCAATCTGTTGGGTTAGAGGTAGAGGAACATAAAGACAAAGTAGAGGTTGCTTTTACCTATAAATTCTCGATTCATTCAGAAATTGAAGTCAAAAACACTTTTACCGTATTTGCAGATGGAAGTGTGCGCGTTAAATCAGTCTATCATGGTGCTGAAAACCTTCCGCAAATGCCGATTTATGCAGTTTCATTCAAGGTTTCTGCGGATTACGACCAATTAGAATGGTACGCGATGGGACCTGAAGAAAATTATTCAGATCGCGCAGCTGGAGCAAGGCTTGGGGTATTTACCAATAACGTTATAGACAATTTATCGGGATATGTAAAACCGCAAGAATCTGGCAATCGCACTGGTGTACGCTGGGTAAACCTCACAAATAGTGACGGACATGGTATTAAAATTTCCTCCACTTCTCGTCCAGTAGAATGTAATTTTTCACCGTATACTGCATTTGAAATAGAGAATGCAGCTCATCACTATGAACTGCCAAATGTGCACTATACAGTTGTTACTGTAGCAGGCAAACAAATGGGCGTTGGTGGAGATGATAGCTGGGGAGCACCCGTTTATCCGGAACATCTAGTGAAAGCGAATGAAGACATGAAATTTGAATTTATGATTCAACCAATTAAATAA